In Nocardioides sp. JQ2195, a genomic segment contains:
- a CDS encoding carbon-nitrogen family hydrolase — protein sequence MSLAESREIMDSKLRISLVQVGYGDGESLSDRVQRIAMQLEELPYADLVVLPELWAHGGFTFDTWAEESELLSGDIVSRLAEVSARRGFWLHGGSIIERVEDGADSGFEDRGLWNTSVVFSPDTGLHATYRKIHRFGFGNGEPRLLEAGDRLVVTDLDFRTGSTALGLATCYDLRFPEMFRGLVDAGAVMLTVPAAWPLERIEHWQVLGRARAVENQAWVLQCNTAGTHRGVTMGGHSQVVAPTGEVVGRLDANEGVLSVDLDFELLDETRRSFPVLQDRRLGRL from the coding sequence ATGTCGCTCGCAGAAAGCAGAGAAATTATGGACTCGAAGTTGCGCATCTCCCTAGTTCAGGTCGGATACGGAGACGGTGAGTCGTTGTCGGACCGTGTTCAGCGGATCGCAATGCAGCTCGAGGAACTGCCGTATGCCGACCTAGTTGTACTACCTGAGTTGTGGGCTCACGGCGGCTTTACATTTGACACATGGGCGGAAGAGAGCGAACTTCTTAGCGGAGACATAGTTAGTCGCCTCGCGGAAGTGTCAGCCCGTCGCGGGTTTTGGTTGCACGGTGGATCGATCATCGAGCGTGTCGAAGATGGTGCGGATTCGGGGTTCGAGGATCGAGGACTCTGGAATACCTCAGTTGTGTTCTCACCTGATACTGGGCTGCATGCCACCTACCGAAAGATCCATCGGTTTGGATTTGGCAATGGTGAGCCTCGGCTGCTCGAGGCAGGCGACCGATTGGTGGTCACGGATCTGGACTTCCGGACGGGGTCTACAGCGCTTGGTCTCGCAACGTGCTACGACCTTCGCTTTCCGGAGATGTTTCGTGGTTTGGTGGACGCGGGGGCCGTCATGCTGACCGTGCCAGCAGCTTGGCCTCTGGAACGTATTGAGCATTGGCAGGTGCTCGGCCGTGCCCGTGCAGTTGAAAACCAGGCTTGGGTTCTGCAATGCAACACCGCCGGCACCCACCGTGGCGTGACTATGGGGGGACACAGCCAGGTCGTTGCGCCAACTGGCGAAGTAGTAGGGCGGTTGGACGCCAACGAGGGAGTGTTGAGCGTGGACCTTGACTTCGAACTCCTTGATGAAACACGGCGGTCCTTCCCTGTCTTGCAGGATCGCAGGTTGGGGCGGCTGTGA
- a CDS encoding SRPBCC family protein, translating to MELINEFEVGLPPEETWTLLTDLEKVAPCLPGASITSKEGDEFHGQAKIKVGPITAQYKGKAHFTSLDVKNRTAVLLARGKDTRGQGDATATVTATMTPSGTGTKVTVETELALTGKVAQFGRGILADVSGALMAMFARRLQEMVAAESTPIADHPPASSEPAAESPAKAPVTGPAMVRPASDEAIDLLALAGGTTWAKALPAGGTLVAISAALISVFAAGYASARARSVAR from the coding sequence ATGGAGCTAATCAACGAGTTTGAGGTGGGCCTCCCCCCCGAGGAAACTTGGACGTTGCTGACCGATCTCGAAAAGGTAGCGCCGTGTCTTCCTGGTGCGTCGATCACTTCGAAGGAAGGCGACGAGTTCCACGGTCAGGCGAAGATCAAGGTTGGTCCGATCACGGCCCAGTACAAGGGGAAGGCACACTTCACAAGCCTGGACGTTAAGAACCGGACGGCGGTCCTCCTCGCCCGCGGTAAGGATACTCGTGGGCAGGGCGACGCCACCGCCACGGTGACCGCCACAATGACGCCGAGTGGGACGGGCACGAAGGTCACGGTTGAGACTGAGCTAGCCCTCACCGGCAAGGTCGCACAGTTCGGTCGAGGCATTCTGGCAGACGTAAGTGGTGCCCTGATGGCGATGTTCGCGCGGAGACTCCAGGAGATGGTTGCGGCCGAGAGTACTCCCATAGCCGACCACCCACCGGCTTCGTCAGAGCCCGCAGCGGAATCCCCGGCGAAGGCGCCGGTCACGGGTCCTGCGATGGTGCGCCCCGCAAGTGATGAGGCGATCGATCTCTTGGCGTTGGCTGGGGGAACGACATGGGCGAAAGCACTTCCCGCTGGGGGCACACTGGTAGCCATTTCTGCCGCACTGATCAGCGTCTTTGCTGCGGGATATGCGTCAGCGCGAGCTCGCTCGGTGGCCCGCTAG
- a CDS encoding FAD-dependent monooxygenase, with product MNMPKVAVIGGSIAGLTAANVLRDIGCEVDVYERTPQFLSGFGTGIVVQPELVRYLLERTDTQLDEISVPSTSMRYYDGATAQKKGETDASWHFTAYNAVYQKLLDAFGTDRYHLGRSVTHIVQTESGPVAHFSSGPPASADLIVCSDGGGSVVRSELLDVKPKYAGYVTWRGMVDESELSEKTWNFFQDAFSYGLLEDSHVIAYPIPQVSTDGRLTGRHRLNFQWYWNMDEGPDLDLLMTDRSGQRRPVSVHHEAITEQNLTGLRERTESQLGGPFRELILSASKPFVTVVSDAEVDRMAFGNIVLIGDAAITPRPHAAAGAAKAASDAWSLAEQLEMAGGLVGEALAAWEPERLAIGHAYVAKVRAMAEVLQHGGNFPPGKAEYKFGLPRLPHTAAG from the coding sequence ATGAATATGCCCAAGGTTGCCGTTATAGGTGGTTCGATCGCAGGTCTCACAGCAGCCAACGTGCTGCGTGACATTGGTTGCGAAGTAGATGTTTACGAGCGAACTCCTCAATTTCTTTCGGGCTTTGGAACCGGAATCGTCGTTCAACCAGAATTGGTGCGATACCTGTTGGAACGGACGGACACCCAACTCGACGAGATTAGCGTCCCCAGCACATCGATGCGTTATTACGACGGAGCAACGGCACAGAAGAAGGGCGAAACCGACGCATCTTGGCACTTCACCGCGTACAACGCCGTCTACCAGAAATTGCTCGATGCGTTTGGGACCGACCGGTATCACCTCGGACGCTCCGTGACTCATATCGTCCAGACTGAGTCTGGCCCGGTCGCCCATTTTTCTAGTGGGCCGCCAGCGTCAGCAGATTTGATTGTTTGCTCGGATGGCGGGGGATCTGTTGTTAGGTCAGAATTGCTTGACGTCAAACCGAAGTACGCCGGGTACGTCACATGGAGAGGGATGGTTGACGAGTCTGAACTCTCGGAGAAGACCTGGAACTTCTTTCAGGATGCGTTCAGTTACGGACTCCTCGAGGACAGCCACGTCATCGCATACCCGATCCCTCAGGTCTCCACAGATGGTCGATTGACTGGTCGACACCGACTGAACTTCCAGTGGTATTGGAATATGGACGAGGGCCCCGATCTCGACCTACTGATGACTGATCGTTCCGGGCAGCGTCGTCCGGTATCGGTCCACCACGAGGCGATCACTGAGCAGAACCTCACAGGCCTCCGTGAACGCACTGAAAGCCAGCTGGGCGGACCCTTTCGCGAACTAATTTTGTCCGCGTCAAAGCCTTTCGTGACCGTGGTATCAGACGCCGAAGTCGACCGTATGGCGTTCGGAAACATCGTGTTGATCGGCGATGCAGCCATCACGCCGAGACCACACGCCGCTGCCGGCGCAGCTAAGGCTGCTTCCGACGCGTGGAGTTTGGCGGAGCAACTTGAGATGGCGGGCGGCCTGGTAGGCGAAGCGTTAGCTGCCTGGGAGCCCGAGCGCCTGGCAATCGGGCATGCCTACGTGGCGAAAGTTCGAGCGATGGCTGAGGTACTCCAGCACGGGGGAAACTTTCCGCCGGGCAAAGCAGAATACAAGTTTGGGTTACCTCGGCTACCACACACTGCTGCCGGGTGA
- a CDS encoding cyclase family protein, with protein sequence MSSRAGIKVATSPWGAADQLGALNYLNAEKTAALLSRVDGAHSYDLSIDYFVGMPSFQGAGDPGYQIFMSHTPEGTVVDNLNGVGEGVNRHVCYSGDVVFMYTHTGTHIDALNHFGVDGEIYNNYKADEHLGSRGWNKGGAEVIPPIITRGVLLDIAKSQGVDCLPDSYAISVEDCQKALANAGLTLEPGDVAFVRTGRMRYWPEGSKVLGNPPGLSLEAANWLTSQRISVIGADQECVEVGPSQHEDNWLPGHCHFLAESGVPMMELLNLEELSRDSIEEFCLIAAPIRLRGASGAPVRPIALPLHDR encoded by the coding sequence ATGAGTTCTCGGGCAGGCATCAAGGTTGCGACGAGTCCATGGGGAGCCGCGGACCAGCTTGGGGCACTCAATTACCTCAACGCTGAGAAGACGGCCGCGCTCCTTTCCCGCGTGGACGGAGCACACAGTTACGACCTGAGCATCGACTACTTCGTCGGTATGCCGAGCTTTCAAGGTGCGGGTGACCCCGGCTACCAGATTTTCATGAGCCACACTCCCGAAGGAACGGTTGTAGACAACCTGAATGGTGTCGGCGAAGGAGTGAATCGTCACGTGTGCTATTCCGGTGATGTGGTGTTCATGTACACGCATACCGGCACACATATCGACGCGCTCAACCACTTCGGTGTCGATGGGGAAATCTACAACAACTACAAGGCCGACGAGCACTTGGGAAGCCGTGGATGGAACAAGGGTGGCGCCGAGGTCATCCCTCCCATCATCACCCGAGGTGTGCTTTTGGATATCGCGAAAAGCCAGGGAGTTGATTGTCTTCCGGACAGTTATGCCATCAGTGTCGAGGACTGTCAAAAGGCGCTCGCCAACGCAGGTCTCACACTTGAACCAGGTGATGTCGCGTTCGTGCGGACCGGTCGGATGCGTTACTGGCCGGAAGGTTCAAAGGTCCTCGGGAATCCACCCGGTCTGAGCCTTGAGGCAGCCAATTGGTTGACTAGTCAGCGCATCTCCGTGATAGGTGCTGACCAAGAATGTGTTGAGGTAGGACCGTCGCAGCATGAGGACAACTGGCTACCAGGGCACTGCCATTTCTTGGCCGAGTCAGGGGTGCCGATGATGGAACTTCTTAACCTCGAGGAGCTCTCACGCGACAGCATTGAGGAGTTCTGCCTGATTGCAGCTCCAATTCGTCTTCGGGGTGCGAGTGGAGCCCCCGTGCGACCGATCGCACTGCCACTGCATGACCGCTGA
- a CDS encoding Dabb family protein, which translates to MIRHVFSWKVAEGQSNEEIVEILNTLPGALPVIRHWEIGSHQGDPGDNGDPFDGVLITDFDSWQDLEAYSVDPFHLDVVERLLPRFSARAVVDFERVDV; encoded by the coding sequence ATGATTCGCCACGTGTTTTCCTGGAAGGTGGCTGAAGGCCAAAGTAATGAGGAAATCGTGGAGATCCTCAATACCCTCCCTGGGGCCTTGCCTGTCATCAGGCACTGGGAGATCGGGAGCCACCAAGGCGACCCCGGTGACAATGGTGACCCGTTCGACGGCGTTCTCATCACCGATTTTGACTCTTGGCAGGACCTCGAGGCCTACTCGGTCGACCCGTTCCACCTGGACGTCGTTGAGCGGCTTCTACCGCGGTTCTCGGCGCGTGCAGTCGTCGACTTCGAACGCGTGGACGTCTGA
- a CDS encoding NAD(P)H-dependent oxidoreductase, with translation MAGKLSIATSEFNQLMSKEEEAVTQPILQVILASTRPDRRGGAVANWIQRVAKEHAGFGVEEVDLAQVALPLLDEPFHPRLQQYTKGHTKEWSATVDRADAFVIVLPEYNHSFPAALKNALDYLFVEWADKPVGLVSYGGISAGLRSVAALKPVLAALRMIPVLEGVSISNFGELITEDGELRDDAGRDAAGILMLDEIARLAKVLMPLRTRFA, from the coding sequence GTGGCAGGGAAATTGTCGATTGCGACATCGGAATTCAACCAGCTCATGAGCAAAGAAGAGGAAGCTGTGACTCAACCGATTCTGCAAGTTATTCTCGCCAGCACCCGTCCTGATCGGCGTGGTGGAGCCGTTGCTAACTGGATACAGCGTGTAGCGAAGGAGCACGCTGGGTTTGGAGTGGAGGAGGTCGACTTGGCCCAGGTGGCACTTCCTTTGCTAGATGAACCATTTCACCCACGGTTACAGCAGTACACCAAAGGTCACACCAAGGAATGGAGCGCCACGGTTGACCGGGCTGATGCCTTTGTCATTGTTCTGCCCGAATACAATCATTCTTTTCCTGCTGCGCTCAAGAATGCCTTGGATTACTTGTTCGTTGAGTGGGCTGACAAGCCTGTCGGTCTTGTGTCCTACGGAGGCATCTCGGCAGGCTTGCGATCGGTGGCCGCACTCAAACCCGTTCTCGCTGCGCTTCGCATGATTCCTGTGTTGGAAGGGGTGTCAATATCGAACTTTGGTGAATTAATCACTGAGGATGGTGAATTGCGGGATGACGCCGGCCGAGATGCCGCCGGAATTTTGATGCTCGATGAAATAGCCCGTCTTGCCAAGGTCTTGATGCCCCTGCGCACTAGGTTTGCGTAA
- a CDS encoding molybdenum cofactor biosynthesis protein MoaE: MFQEKQSPAPRDVVRLVAIREQALSVDEVLHAVDHDGAGGVTLFVGRVRNHDQENLVDALDYSAHPRALEAMQAVCAAVASRHAVCALAAVHAVGYLSLGDVAVVVAASSSHRAEAFAAARDLIDTLKAEVPIWKHQMFADGTEEWVGCP; the protein is encoded by the coding sequence ATGTTCCAGGAGAAACAGTCCCCAGCGCCACGTGACGTTGTCCGACTGGTAGCCATACGGGAACAGGCATTGAGCGTGGACGAGGTCTTGCACGCAGTTGATCATGACGGAGCAGGCGGCGTCACATTGTTTGTGGGCCGCGTTCGCAACCATGACCAAGAGAACTTGGTCGACGCGCTGGATTACAGCGCCCACCCGCGTGCGTTGGAAGCGATGCAGGCCGTATGTGCGGCCGTCGCGTCACGCCACGCGGTGTGCGCTCTGGCCGCGGTGCACGCCGTCGGATACCTGAGCCTAGGCGATGTGGCAGTAGTCGTAGCGGCTTCCTCCAGTCACCGAGCGGAAGCCTTCGCTGCGGCACGGGATCTGATCGACACGCTCAAGGCGGAGGTGCCGATCTGGAAACACCAGATGTTTGCAGATGGAACCGAGGAGTGGGTTGGTTGTCCCTAA
- a CDS encoding XdhC family protein: MRDIIDQLDVWYRDGTRFALATVVSTWSSSPRSAGASMAVSETGEVVGSVSGGCVEGAVYELAQQVLATGIPVRRRYGISESDVWEVGLTCGGSLEVFVELAGREDFPELAHVIAAHRRRSAIAVATITNGSDEVGARVVVEGGRTAGTIPDGPLRKSVVAAAEGMLLHGRTGEVQLGPQGQERMDDLTIFVEAFAPPPEMIVFGAIDFAAAVVRIGKFLGYYVTVCDARPVFATKARFADADEVVVEWPHRYLERRKVDERAVLCVLTHDPKFDVPLLAVALRTDAQYIGAMGNRRTHEDRLKRLREAGLQPAELSRLSSPIGLDLGGRTPEETAVSIAAEIIATQWRGTGRPLGKTSAPIHGNSIEVAAPLMPAAQESAIKSNGRVLENASVARVAR; this comes from the coding sequence ATGCGTGACATCATCGACCAACTTGACGTTTGGTACCGCGACGGTACTCGCTTCGCGCTGGCCACAGTCGTGTCCACTTGGAGTTCCTCTCCGCGCAGCGCGGGTGCGTCCATGGCTGTTTCGGAGACCGGAGAAGTCGTTGGAAGCGTCTCGGGTGGCTGCGTTGAGGGTGCGGTTTACGAGCTAGCTCAGCAGGTCTTGGCGACTGGAATACCTGTGCGGCGACGCTACGGGATTTCTGAATCTGACGTTTGGGAGGTGGGTCTGACCTGCGGTGGATCTCTCGAAGTCTTCGTCGAACTTGCTGGTCGTGAGGATTTTCCAGAACTCGCCCACGTCATCGCCGCGCACAGGCGACGTAGCGCCATCGCAGTCGCGACCATCACCAATGGATCTGATGAAGTCGGTGCTCGGGTCGTGGTTGAAGGCGGACGTACAGCTGGCACCATCCCTGATGGTCCGCTACGAAAATCGGTCGTCGCCGCCGCTGAAGGGATGCTCCTGCACGGTCGTACTGGTGAGGTGCAGCTCGGACCCCAAGGACAGGAGCGAATGGATGACCTGACCATCTTCGTTGAGGCGTTTGCGCCACCACCAGAAATGATCGTGTTCGGCGCGATCGACTTTGCTGCCGCTGTCGTCCGCATCGGAAAATTCCTTGGATATTATGTGACCGTGTGTGACGCCCGTCCGGTGTTTGCTACCAAAGCGAGGTTCGCTGACGCGGATGAAGTCGTGGTTGAGTGGCCGCATCGTTATCTTGAACGACGCAAGGTGGATGAGCGGGCAGTTCTGTGCGTACTGACCCACGATCCGAAGTTTGATGTCCCATTGCTTGCCGTAGCACTTCGCACGGATGCGCAATACATCGGAGCAATGGGGAATAGGCGCACCCACGAAGACCGTCTGAAGCGGCTGCGCGAAGCAGGACTCCAGCCTGCAGAACTCTCGCGCCTGTCATCACCTATTGGCCTCGATTTGGGGGGCCGGACCCCTGAAGAAACTGCCGTTTCCATCGCAGCAGAGATAATTGCAACGCAATGGCGCGGAACAGGACGACCGCTCGGTAAGACGTCAGCGCCGATCCACGGGAATTCAATTGAAGTTGCTGCTCCATTGATGCCGGCAGCTCAAGAGTCCGCCATCAAATCCAACGGGCGCGTGCTCGAGAATGCCAGTGTCGCAAGGGTGGCCCGATAG
- a CDS encoding IS256 family transposase — MTAPHIVDPAGLLGEALAEASPDLMRSLLQSIINTLLSADADAVVGAEYGRPTPSRTSQRNGYRHRDLDTRVGTVDVSIPKLRKGTYFPEWLLERRKRAESALITVVADCYLAGVSTRRMDKLVKTLGIDSLSKSQVSRMAAELDEHVEQFRHRPLDAAGPFTFVAADALTMKVREGGRVINAVVLVATGVNGDGHREVLGMRVATSETGAAWNEFFADLTARGLSGVRLVTSDAHAGLVEAIAANLPGASWQRCRTHYAANLMSTTPKTMWPAVKAMLHSVYDQPDAPAVHAQFDRLLDYVADKLPEVHEHLDGARADILAFTAFPKDVWTQIWSNNPAERLNREIRRRTDSVGIFPNRDAIVRLVGAVLAEQTDEWAEGRRYLGLEVLTRCRINIVPTTEPEIGVNDLPELTA, encoded by the coding sequence ATGACCGCTCCCCACATTGTCGACCCTGCCGGCCTGCTCGGCGAAGCCCTCGCTGAGGCGAGTCCAGATCTCATGCGCTCGCTGCTCCAGTCGATCATCAACACCCTGCTCAGTGCCGATGCCGACGCCGTGGTCGGTGCCGAGTACGGCCGCCCGACCCCGAGCCGGACCAGCCAGCGCAACGGTTATCGCCACCGCGACCTCGACACCCGCGTCGGCACCGTCGACGTCTCGATCCCCAAGCTCAGGAAGGGCACCTATTTCCCTGAGTGGCTCCTCGAGCGTCGCAAGCGCGCCGAGTCTGCGCTGATTACCGTCGTGGCCGACTGCTACCTCGCCGGGGTGTCCACCCGGCGGATGGACAAGCTCGTCAAGACCCTCGGCATCGACTCACTCTCGAAGTCCCAGGTCTCGCGGATGGCAGCTGAGCTCGACGAGCACGTCGAACAGTTCCGGCACCGGCCCTTGGATGCAGCGGGGCCGTTCACGTTCGTCGCCGCCGACGCGTTGACGATGAAGGTCCGCGAGGGCGGCCGTGTGATCAACGCGGTCGTCCTGGTCGCGACCGGCGTCAACGGCGACGGACACCGCGAGGTCCTCGGCATGCGCGTCGCGACGTCAGAGACCGGTGCGGCGTGGAACGAGTTCTTCGCCGACCTCACAGCCCGCGGCCTGAGCGGTGTCCGCCTCGTCACCTCCGATGCCCACGCCGGGCTGGTCGAGGCGATCGCGGCGAACCTGCCCGGCGCCAGCTGGCAGCGTTGCCGCACTCACTACGCAGCGAACCTCATGTCGACCACACCGAAGACGATGTGGCCTGCTGTGAAGGCGATGCTGCACTCGGTCTACGACCAGCCCGACGCGCCCGCCGTGCACGCCCAGTTCGACCGGCTGCTCGACTACGTCGCCGACAAACTCCCTGAGGTCCACGAGCACCTCGACGGTGCCCGTGCCGACATCCTCGCCTTCACCGCGTTCCCGAAAGACGTCTGGACCCAGATCTGGTCCAACAACCCCGCCGAACGCCTCAACCGCGAGATCCGGCGCCGCACCGACAGCGTTGGGATCTTCCCCAATCGTGACGCCATCGTCCGGCTCGTCGGCGCCGTCCTCGCCGAGCAGACCGACGAGTGGGCCGAAGGCCGCCGCTACCTCGGACTCGAAGTCCTCACTCGCTGCCGCATCAACATCGTGCCCACCACCGAACCCGAGATCGGAGTCAACGACCTACCCGAACTGACTGCCTGA
- a CDS encoding YegP family protein, protein MKAGNGEIVAVGEAYNTRDAAENGCGSVQRAAEGAKIVHDNA, encoded by the coding sequence TTGAAGGCAGGCAACGGCGAGATTGTCGCCGTCGGCGAGGCCTACAACACGCGTGACGCTGCGGAGAATGGTTGTGGCTCGGTTCAGCGTGCGGCTGAGGGCGCCAAGATCGTGCACGATAACGCCTGA
- a CDS encoding IS630 family transposase, with amino-acid sequence MGRAGRPTVAIELSEDERATLERWARRHSSSQALATRCRIVLAVAQGVTNLEAAAQLGISRATVAKWRHRFAADRLEGLVDAPRPGAARTIGDEIIEAVVVETLETAPKDATHWSTRSMAERHGISRQSVSEIWRAFGLKPWRQEEFKVSPDPELIEKVRDIVGLYLNPPVAAAVFAVDEKPQIQALNRSAPTLPMLPTTPAKATHDYIRNGTIDLFAALEIATGKVITDLRPSHTSAEFVRFLDKIDAEVPADLDVHVVLDNLSTHKTPAVHEWLLRHQRFHFHFTPTYGSWMNLVERWFSALTTKKLQRSAHRSVKALTADIRAWVETWNEDPKPFVWHKSADEILQRLAGYCRAINK; translated from the coding sequence ATGGGACGTGCGGGACGACCGACAGTCGCGATCGAGCTGAGCGAGGACGAGCGAGCAACGCTCGAACGATGGGCCCGTCGGCATTCCTCATCCCAAGCGTTGGCCACGCGGTGCCGGATCGTGCTGGCGGTGGCCCAGGGTGTCACCAACCTCGAGGCGGCGGCACAACTGGGGATCAGCCGCGCCACGGTGGCCAAGTGGCGTCACCGGTTTGCGGCCGACCGCCTCGAAGGACTCGTCGATGCGCCCCGACCCGGCGCGGCGCGCACGATCGGTGACGAGATCATCGAAGCGGTCGTGGTCGAGACCCTCGAGACAGCGCCGAAGGACGCTACCCACTGGTCCACGCGATCGATGGCCGAGCGCCACGGCATCAGCCGCCAGAGCGTCAGCGAGATCTGGCGTGCGTTCGGGCTCAAGCCCTGGCGCCAAGAGGAGTTCAAGGTCTCCCCAGATCCCGAGTTGATCGAGAAGGTCCGCGACATCGTCGGGCTCTACCTCAATCCACCCGTCGCGGCAGCAGTGTTCGCGGTGGATGAGAAACCCCAGATCCAGGCCCTCAATCGCAGCGCACCAACGTTGCCGATGCTGCCGACCACTCCGGCCAAGGCAACCCACGACTACATCCGCAACGGCACCATCGATCTGTTCGCCGCCCTCGAGATCGCGACCGGCAAGGTGATCACCGACCTGCGGCCCTCGCACACCAGCGCCGAGTTCGTCAGGTTCCTCGACAAGATCGATGCCGAGGTCCCTGCCGACCTCGACGTCCACGTCGTGCTGGACAACCTGTCAACGCACAAGACCCCTGCCGTGCACGAATGGCTGCTGCGCCACCAGCGGTTCCACTTCCACTTCACCCCGACCTACGGGTCGTGGATGAACCTCGTCGAACGCTGGTTCTCAGCACTGACCACCAAGAAGCTTCAACGCTCTGCGCACCGCAGCGTCAAAGCACTGACTGCCGACATCCGCGCGTGGGTCGAGACCTGGAACGAGGACCCCAAACCCTTCGTCTGGCACAAGAGCGCCGACGAGATCCTCCAGCGGCTGGCCGGCTATTGCCGGGCGATCAACAAATAG